In Natronococcus occultus SP4, the following proteins share a genomic window:
- a CDS encoding DUF7117 family protein produces the protein MKVRGERECKECGTRWSYYETGSVGCPACGSLRSVGLDERTEHTDLSVEFDLTPVRNAIEDVPPAELAERARDRAKEYTRRRGFINAGDLRELDDRYLAATELLHVADVVGRTIDLEDREELYFLALLRGADRGERPPVEEVPPSLQGPRGLAYANAVREYRRDVRSWTEDRQLTDAERGVLETLGDHVKRIRMLDGEVEPRTAERLVEATRDFANGLRGDELAFARAQDRLEDLEPGGVV, from the coding sequence ATGAAGGTCCGGGGCGAACGCGAGTGCAAGGAGTGTGGAACGCGGTGGTCGTACTACGAGACGGGCAGCGTCGGCTGTCCGGCCTGTGGGAGCCTCCGCAGCGTCGGGCTCGACGAGCGCACCGAACACACCGACCTCTCGGTCGAGTTCGATCTCACGCCCGTCAGAAACGCAATCGAGGACGTCCCGCCGGCGGAGCTCGCGGAACGCGCGCGCGACCGCGCGAAGGAGTACACCCGGCGGCGGGGGTTCATCAACGCCGGCGACCTCCGCGAGCTCGACGACCGCTATCTTGCGGCGACGGAGCTGCTTCACGTCGCCGACGTCGTCGGCCGAACGATCGACCTCGAGGATCGGGAAGAGCTGTACTTCCTGGCCTTGCTTCGGGGCGCCGATCGGGGCGAGCGACCACCCGTCGAGGAGGTGCCACCGTCCCTGCAGGGTCCACGTGGGCTCGCGTACGCGAACGCGGTCAGGGAGTACCGACGCGACGTCCGAAGCTGGACCGAGGACCGGCAGCTGACCGACGCCGAGCGTGGTGTCCTCGAGACGCTCGGAGACCACGTCAAACGGATCAGGATGCTCGACGGCGAAGTCGAACCGCGCACGGCCGAGCGGCTGGTGGAAGCGACCCGCGACTTCGCGAACGGGCTCCGGGGCGACGAGCTGGCGTTCGCCCGGGCACAGGATCGCCTCGAGGATCTCGAGCCGGGCGGCGTGGTGTAA
- a CDS encoding aminotransferase class III-fold pyridoxal phosphate-dependent enzyme, with protein sequence MDRDTVEPTVDTMPGERAKRWADYHHRYAAPSTYVYEFVWDTQADAVGPFCTDVDGNVLLDFTSHVAAAPLGYNNPTLREKLAEFDLVDPLKIAGQDFYVSGGWPPEDPEFPGPTQLMDRLVAMTDHYGMDRVFLSNSGAEAVENAIKICYASGGHRAFTFEGAFHGRTLGALSLNRSKAVHRTGYPEIPGVISVPYPSSVETYENRWLTDGPGGNVVADRLHPDRGVIDPDEVAYLILEPIQGEGGYRVSHPEFARDLEDLRERYDLRIVADEIQSGLGRTGELWAVDDLELTPDVIAAGKGLRVGATISRSEIFPEETSRISSTWGAGDAIAAMQGALTIDVIHEDDLLANVRERGDQLRRRLETADLPGAVDVRGKGLMLAVEFDTTERREDVVEVALERGLLTIGCGYKSLRLLPPLDVTEREIDLGVELLIEAVESVAARSRSV encoded by the coding sequence ATGGACCGCGACACGGTCGAGCCGACGGTAGACACGATGCCCGGCGAGCGGGCGAAACGCTGGGCCGACTACCATCACCGGTACGCCGCACCGAGCACGTACGTCTACGAGTTCGTCTGGGACACGCAGGCCGACGCCGTCGGACCGTTCTGTACGGACGTCGACGGTAACGTCTTGCTGGATTTCACGAGTCACGTCGCCGCCGCACCCCTCGGGTACAACAACCCGACGTTGCGCGAGAAGCTCGCCGAGTTCGACCTCGTCGATCCGCTGAAGATCGCCGGTCAGGACTTCTACGTCAGTGGCGGCTGGCCGCCCGAGGACCCCGAGTTCCCCGGCCCAACCCAGCTCATGGATCGACTGGTGGCGATGACCGATCACTACGGGATGGATCGGGTCTTTCTCTCGAACTCCGGCGCTGAGGCCGTCGAGAACGCGATCAAGATCTGCTACGCTTCGGGGGGCCACCGCGCGTTCACCTTCGAGGGCGCGTTTCACGGTCGTACCCTCGGTGCGCTCTCGCTGAACCGGTCCAAGGCAGTCCACCGAACGGGTTACCCCGAGATTCCCGGCGTAATCAGCGTCCCCTACCCTTCGAGTGTGGAGACCTACGAGAACCGCTGGCTGACCGACGGTCCCGGCGGGAACGTCGTCGCCGACAGGCTCCACCCCGATCGGGGCGTGATCGATCCCGACGAGGTCGCCTACCTCATTCTCGAACCGATCCAGGGTGAGGGTGGCTACCGCGTCTCACATCCAGAGTTCGCCCGCGACCTCGAGGACTTGCGCGAGCGCTACGACCTGAGGATCGTCGCCGACGAGATCCAGTCCGGACTCGGCCGAACCGGGGAGCTGTGGGCCGTCGACGACCTCGAGCTGACGCCCGACGTCATCGCGGCCGGGAAAGGGCTGCGGGTCGGCGCGACGATCTCGCGCTCGGAGATCTTCCCCGAGGAGACGAGCCGAATCTCCTCGACGTGGGGCGCCGGCGACGCGATCGCCGCGATGCAGGGTGCTCTGACGATCGACGTCATCCACGAGGACGATCTGCTCGCGAACGTCCGCGAGCGCGGCGATCAGCTCCGACGGCGGCTCGAGACGGCCGACCTGCCGGGCGCGGTCGACGTTCGCGGGAAAGGACTGATGCTGGCCGTCGAGTTCGACACCACGGAGCGCCGCGAGGACGTCGTCGAGGTCGCCCTCGAGCGAGGGCTGCTCACGATCGGCTGTGGGTACAAGTCGCTGCGGCTCCTGCCGCCGCTGGACGTAACCGAACGCGAGATCGACCTCGGGGTCGAGCTGTTGATCGAGGCCGTCGAGAGCGTCGCCGCCCGGTCGCGGTCGGTATAG
- the glyA gene encoding serine hydroxymethyltransferase — MDHEHVRDVDPAVADALEGEIERQRDSLQMIASENHVSRAVVDAQGSVLTNKYAEGYPGARYYGGCEYADEVEELAIERATELFGAEHVNVQPHSGTQANQSVYFAMLEPGDKILSLDLNHGGHLSHGHPANFVGQLYEVEQYEVDAGTGYLDYEGLAEHAAEFEPDIIVSGYSAYPREVEWERIQEAADDVGAYHLADIAHITGLVAADVHASPVGVADFVTGSTHKTIRSGRGGIVMCDEEYADDIDSAVFPGGQGGPLMHNVAGKAVGFKEALQPAFEEYAEQTVANAQALGDQLSEHGFSLVSGGTDNHLVLVDLRESHPDTSGGDAEDALEEAGIVLNGNTVPGETRSPFDPSGIRAGTPGLTTRGFDEDDCRTVADLIARVIDAPDDEDVIAEVRDEVATLCEANPLYE, encoded by the coding sequence ATGGATCACGAGCACGTTCGGGACGTCGACCCCGCCGTCGCCGACGCACTCGAGGGAGAGATCGAGCGCCAGCGCGACTCGCTCCAGATGATCGCCAGCGAGAACCACGTCAGTCGCGCCGTCGTCGACGCCCAGGGTAGCGTCCTGACGAACAAGTACGCCGAGGGCTACCCGGGTGCCCGGTACTACGGCGGCTGTGAGTACGCCGACGAGGTCGAAGAGCTCGCGATTGAACGCGCCACGGAGCTGTTCGGTGCCGAACACGTCAACGTTCAGCCCCATTCGGGAACCCAGGCCAACCAGTCCGTCTACTTCGCGATGCTCGAGCCCGGCGACAAGATCCTCTCGCTGGATCTCAACCACGGCGGCCACCTGAGCCACGGCCATCCAGCGAACTTCGTCGGCCAGCTTTACGAGGTCGAACAGTACGAGGTCGACGCCGGGACGGGCTATCTCGACTACGAGGGGCTCGCCGAGCACGCCGCCGAGTTCGAGCCGGATATTATCGTCTCGGGTTACTCGGCGTACCCCCGCGAGGTCGAGTGGGAACGAATCCAGGAAGCCGCCGACGACGTCGGCGCCTACCACCTGGCGGACATCGCCCACATCACGGGACTGGTCGCCGCGGACGTCCACGCCTCGCCCGTCGGCGTCGCCGACTTCGTCACGGGCTCGACTCACAAGACGATCCGCTCCGGACGGGGCGGCATCGTGATGTGCGACGAGGAGTACGCCGACGACATCGACTCGGCAGTCTTCCCCGGCGGACAGGGCGGCCCGCTGATGCACAACGTCGCCGGCAAGGCGGTCGGCTTCAAGGAGGCCCTCCAGCCGGCGTTCGAGGAGTACGCCGAACAGACGGTCGCGAACGCGCAGGCGCTCGGCGATCAGCTTTCCGAACACGGCTTCTCGCTGGTCTCGGGCGGAACGGATAACCACCTCGTACTCGTCGATCTTCGAGAGAGCCACCCCGACACCAGCGGGGGCGACGCCGAGGACGCCCTCGAGGAGGCGGGAATCGTCCTCAACGGGAACACGGTCCCCGGCGAGACCCGCTCGCCGTTCGACCCCTCCGGGATCCGCGCCGGGACGCCCGGGCTGACGACGCGGGGCTTCGACGAGGACGACTGTCGGACCGTCGCCGACCTGATCGCACGCGTTATCGACGCGCCCGACGACGAGGACGTCATCGCCGAGGTTCGCGACGAGGTCGCCACGCTGTGTGAAGCGAACCCGCTCTACGAGTAA
- a CDS encoding bifunctional methylenetetrahydrofolate dehydrogenase/methenyltetrahydrofolate cyclohydrolase: MTEIIDGEAVASGIREDLTDAIERLADAGARPGLATVLMGDDPASQTYVEMKQRDCEEVGIESHHVDVDGDAPAAELYDAIADLNADDDVHGYIVQAPVPDHVDYREVIRRVHPAKDVDGFHPENVGRLVAGDARFRPCTPHGVQKLLEDAGVETEGADVTIVGRSDIVGKPLANLLIQKADDGNATVTVCHSRTEDLAEKTRSADIVVAAAGAPELVDGSMIGEGAVVIDVGVNRVDADTEKGYELVGDVEFESAKEQASAITPVPGGVGPMTRAMLLYNTVKAASQQEDVAVDLP; this comes from the coding sequence ATGACCGAGATCATCGACGGAGAGGCCGTCGCAAGCGGGATCCGCGAGGACTTGACCGACGCGATCGAGCGCCTCGCCGACGCCGGCGCGCGGCCCGGGCTGGCGACCGTGCTGATGGGCGACGATCCGGCGAGTCAGACGTACGTCGAGATGAAACAGCGTGACTGCGAGGAGGTCGGCATCGAGAGCCACCACGTCGACGTCGACGGCGACGCTCCCGCCGCGGAGCTGTACGACGCAATCGCCGATCTCAACGCGGACGACGACGTCCACGGCTACATCGTCCAGGCTCCGGTTCCGGATCACGTCGACTACCGCGAGGTAATCCGTCGAGTCCATCCCGCGAAAGACGTCGACGGCTTCCATCCGGAGAACGTCGGGCGGCTGGTCGCCGGCGACGCTCGGTTCCGTCCGTGTACCCCCCACGGCGTCCAGAAGCTGCTCGAGGACGCCGGCGTCGAGACGGAGGGTGCGGACGTGACGATCGTCGGCCGTTCGGATATCGTCGGTAAGCCGCTGGCGAACCTGCTGATCCAGAAGGCCGACGACGGGAACGCGACGGTCACCGTCTGTCACTCTCGGACCGAAGATCTCGCGGAGAAGACCCGCAGCGCCGATATCGTCGTCGCGGCCGCGGGCGCGCCCGAACTGGTCGACGGCTCGATGATCGGTGAGGGTGCGGTCGTGATCGACGTCGGCGTGAACCGCGTTGACGCGGACACCGAAAAGGGGTACGAGCTCGTCGGCGACGTCGAGTTCGAGAGCGCGAAAGAACAGGCGAGCGCGATCACGCCCGTCCCCGGCGGGGTCGGCCCGATGACCCGCGCGATGTTGCTGTACAACACGGTCAAAGCCGCGAGCCAGCAGGAAGACGTCGCCGTCGACCTCCCCTGA
- a CDS encoding lysylphosphatidylglycerol synthase transmembrane domain-containing protein, with protein MKRRIGVGFALAAVLLAVLVHVVGGGELLAELSSADPSVLALGVLSGLLALTFRGAVWVQLLLLIDEELSRLRIAGLFLTAMFLKYVTPYGQIATEPLVAYLVSKDETMAYEDGLASVLSADLSNYVPYYTFGFVALGVLVVGDALGDGLVDQLVAFGGLFLVLVGAVVLVIYRPSAVYTAVLGLAALVRRLVGRFSSRFEESLTPDRVRSRLDGFYRTVDTISADKRTLLIAVVCSHLGMAFLMLPVYVGAVALGYRLPLAVVAVAVAFGKLGSVVPAPGGTGGVEAMVTATLTAIGGLEPAAALTVALIYRLCTYWLTVTVGGIAASVLLAGEP; from the coding sequence ATGAAACGGCGGATCGGCGTCGGGTTCGCGCTCGCCGCCGTTCTGCTGGCGGTTCTGGTACACGTCGTCGGGGGTGGGGAGCTGCTCGCCGAGCTGTCGTCGGCCGACCCGTCCGTCCTCGCGCTCGGCGTCCTCTCGGGGTTGCTCGCGTTGACGTTTCGCGGAGCGGTGTGGGTGCAGCTCCTCTTGTTGATCGACGAGGAGCTCTCTCGGCTCCGGATCGCGGGACTCTTCCTGACCGCGATGTTTCTCAAGTACGTCACGCCGTACGGCCAGATCGCGACCGAGCCGCTGGTCGCCTACCTCGTCTCGAAAGACGAGACGATGGCCTACGAGGACGGGCTCGCCAGCGTCCTCTCGGCGGACCTGTCGAACTACGTCCCCTACTACACGTTCGGGTTCGTCGCACTCGGCGTGTTGGTCGTCGGCGACGCGCTCGGCGACGGGTTGGTCGACCAGCTGGTCGCCTTCGGCGGCCTCTTTCTGGTGCTCGTCGGGGCCGTCGTCCTCGTCATCTACCGACCGTCGGCGGTCTACACCGCCGTCCTCGGGCTGGCGGCTCTCGTTCGCCGCCTCGTCGGCAGGTTCAGCTCCCGGTTCGAGGAGTCGCTCACCCCCGATCGGGTCCGGAGTCGGCTGGACGGGTTCTACAGGACCGTCGATACGATCTCCGCCGACAAACGGACGCTCCTGATCGCCGTCGTCTGTTCGCATCTCGGGATGGCCTTTCTCATGCTTCCGGTCTACGTCGGCGCGGTCGCGCTTGGCTACCGGCTCCCGCTCGCCGTCGTCGCGGTGGCCGTCGCCTTCGGCAAGCTCGGATCGGTCGTCCCCGCGCCTGGGGGGACCGGTGGCGTCGAGGCGATGGTCACCGCGACGCTCACGGCGATTGGCGGCCTCGAGCCGGCGGCCGCGCTGACGGTCGCGCTGATCTACCGGCTCTGTACGTACTGGCTCACGGTGACGGTCGGCGGGATTGCCGCGAGCGTCCTGCTGGCCGGGGAGCCGTAG
- the purD gene encoding phosphoribosylamine--glycine ligase gives MAEHVLLIGGGGREHAIARALEGGSDGGEVDLYACAGNRNPGIARLATEFETLETTNPKAVREYAEDVGATLAVVGPEAPLEAGVVDELEDAGIYAFGPTAEDARIETDKAFQRRFMAEHDVPGCPDFETFDDMDAACDYIDEYDGDLAIKPAGLTGGKGVKVIGDQVTAEEGKEYIRDSDYDRIVLEERLVGEEFTVQAFVADGEVRTAPAVQDHKRAYEGDEGPNTGGMGSYSDATFELPFMTEDDYDEAVSIIEATVDALEGYRGILYGQFMLTSEGPKVIEFNARFGDPEAMNTLPVLETPFLDVLTAARDGDELPELEFASQATVCKYAVPEGYPTDPEAGTKVKVDEESAGDALLYYASVDERDDGIYTTTSRAFALVGVADTITAAEEIAEDALAVAGEEGLHVRHDIGKPELVQQRIDHVEELQDR, from the coding sequence ATGGCAGAGCACGTGCTCCTGATCGGCGGCGGCGGGCGCGAACACGCGATCGCGCGGGCGCTCGAGGGCGGTTCCGACGGCGGCGAGGTCGACCTCTACGCCTGCGCGGGGAACCGAAACCCCGGCATCGCCCGGCTCGCGACCGAGTTCGAGACGCTCGAGACGACCAACCCGAAGGCGGTCCGCGAGTACGCCGAGGACGTCGGGGCGACGCTGGCGGTCGTCGGCCCCGAGGCGCCCCTCGAGGCCGGCGTCGTCGACGAGCTCGAGGACGCGGGGATCTACGCGTTCGGGCCGACGGCCGAGGACGCCCGCATCGAGACGGACAAGGCCTTTCAGCGGCGGTTCATGGCCGAACACGACGTGCCGGGCTGTCCCGACTTCGAGACCTTCGACGACATGGACGCTGCCTGTGACTACATCGACGAGTACGACGGCGACCTCGCGATCAAGCCCGCCGGGCTCACCGGGGGGAAAGGCGTGAAGGTCATCGGCGACCAGGTCACCGCCGAGGAAGGGAAAGAGTACATCCGCGACTCCGACTACGACCGGATCGTCCTCGAGGAGCGGCTGGTCGGCGAGGAGTTTACCGTCCAGGCGTTCGTCGCCGACGGCGAGGTCCGGACCGCACCCGCCGTTCAGGACCACAAGCGAGCCTACGAGGGCGACGAGGGGCCGAACACCGGGGGGATGGGAAGTTACTCCGACGCCACGTTCGAGCTCCCGTTCATGACCGAGGACGACTACGACGAGGCCGTCTCGATTATCGAGGCGACCGTCGACGCCCTCGAGGGCTACCGGGGGATCCTCTACGGCCAGTTCATGCTCACCAGCGAGGGGCCGAAGGTCATCGAGTTCAACGCCCGCTTCGGCGACCCCGAGGCGATGAACACCCTGCCCGTCCTCGAGACGCCGTTCCTCGACGTCCTCACGGCCGCCCGCGACGGCGACGAGCTGCCGGAGCTCGAGTTCGCCTCGCAGGCGACGGTCTGTAAGTACGCGGTTCCAGAGGGGTATCCGACCGATCCGGAGGCGGGCACGAAGGTCAAAGTTGACGAGGAGAGCGCGGGCGACGCCCTGCTGTACTACGCCAGTGTGGACGAGCGCGACGACGGCATCTACACGACCACGTCGAGAGCGTTCGCCCTCGTCGGCGTCGCCGACACGATCACCGCAGCCGAGGAGATCGCCGAGGACGCCCTCGCGGTCGCCGGCGAGGAGGGACTCCACGTCCGTCACGACATCGGGAAACCCGAGCTCGTCCAGCAGCGGATCGACCACGTCGAGGAGCTGCAAGACCGTTAG
- a CDS encoding PadR family transcriptional regulator, whose product MYDLTGFQRDLLYVIAGEEEPHGLAIKEELEEYYEKEIHHGRLYPNLDTLVDKGLVEKGSRDRRTNFYTLTRRGRRELEARREWEAQYVDL is encoded by the coding sequence ATGTACGACCTGACAGGATTCCAGCGGGATCTGCTCTACGTCATCGCTGGTGAGGAAGAGCCACACGGGCTGGCGATCAAGGAGGAACTCGAGGAGTACTACGAGAAAGAGATCCACCACGGGCGGCTGTACCCCAACCTCGATACGCTCGTCGACAAGGGGCTCGTCGAGAAGGGGAGCCGCGACCGACGAACGAACTTCTATACGCTTACTCGCCGCGGTCGCCGAGAGCTCGAAGCGCGCCGGGAGTGGGAAGCCCAGTACGTCGATCTGTAG
- a CDS encoding beta-glucosidase, producing the protein MSREPRIRRLAEALTLEEKVRLTHGANDPTGRATGYVAGVERLGIPPLRMADGPLGVRIPDESTTAFPAPIALAATFETELARDHGAALGRETRGKGQDVLLAPGTNLLRVPQNGRNFEYFAEDPVLSASFAGAVVAGIQSQDVAATPKHYVANNQETARAAVNVDADERALRELYLPSFRSAVEAGAGSVMTAYNDVNGTRMSDHERLLRDVLKGEWGFEGYVVSDWFGTEDAADAANGGLDVEMPGISMAEMQAAMAGDDTDGPDAADGDGDSDDANELPDAIADGMPDHESCERFADALTEAVESGAVPEERLDDMVARVLRTMDRVGLLADGKTRRASNGRTGSEDGAVDTPAHRELATRVATRGTVLLENDGVLPLSDEADVAVIGPNVDESVLGGGGSSETTPVVEASPRTGIAERADGNVTVAYGIPRVEGVSMLEAFVGDDGAEREDATREPDLEDAAATAREADAAVVCVRDTATEALDREDLRLPGRQAELIETVAAENDRTVVVVNSSGPIECPWREDVAAVLENWYPGQAHGEAVAAVLYGDADPGGRLPVTFAPEDAYPTADERRYPGVDGTARYEEGVFVGYRHFDAADREPTYPFGHGRSYADYEYVDADPDLEDGTVRVTVENTTDRDGREVVQVYVRPPSVEGVDRPVRELAGFESVAVPAGQRVSVAVELEDLAFARYSEDGDGWTVDPGEYVLEIGRSSRDVRATLRTELDPAFRHRVRESLATRESSSDRR; encoded by the coding sequence ATGTCACGGGAACCGCGGATCCGACGGCTCGCCGAGGCGCTCACGCTCGAGGAGAAGGTTCGGCTCACCCACGGCGCGAACGATCCCACAGGACGTGCAACCGGCTACGTGGCGGGCGTCGAACGGCTCGGAATCCCGCCGCTGCGGATGGCCGACGGCCCGCTCGGCGTGCGGATCCCCGACGAGTCTACGACGGCGTTTCCCGCGCCGATCGCGCTCGCCGCGACCTTCGAGACGGAGCTCGCACGCGATCACGGCGCGGCGCTCGGGCGCGAAACCAGGGGAAAAGGCCAGGACGTCCTGCTCGCTCCCGGCACCAACCTCCTCCGGGTGCCACAGAACGGACGGAACTTCGAGTACTTCGCCGAGGACCCCGTCCTCTCCGCGTCGTTCGCGGGAGCCGTCGTTGCGGGGATCCAGTCACAGGACGTCGCCGCGACGCCGAAACACTACGTCGCGAACAACCAGGAAACCGCCCGTGCCGCCGTCAACGTCGACGCCGACGAGCGGGCGCTTCGCGAGCTCTACCTCCCGTCGTTTCGATCGGCCGTCGAGGCCGGCGCGGGCTCGGTGATGACCGCCTACAACGACGTGAACGGGACTCGAATGAGCGACCACGAGCGACTCCTCCGGGACGTGCTGAAAGGCGAGTGGGGGTTCGAGGGGTACGTCGTCTCGGACTGGTTCGGCACCGAGGACGCGGCCGACGCGGCGAACGGCGGACTCGACGTCGAGATGCCGGGCATCTCGATGGCGGAGATGCAGGCCGCGATGGCGGGCGACGACACCGACGGGCCCGACGCCGCGGACGGGGACGGCGACAGTGATGACGCGAACGAGCTCCCGGACGCCATCGCCGACGGGATGCCCGACCACGAGAGCTGCGAGCGGTTCGCCGACGCGCTGACCGAGGCCGTCGAGTCGGGCGCCGTCCCGGAGGAACGGCTCGACGACATGGTCGCACGCGTCCTCCGGACGATGGACCGGGTCGGTCTGCTCGCTGACGGCAAGACGCGACGCGCCTCGAACGGTCGGACAGGGTCCGAAGACGGCGCGGTCGACACGCCCGCCCACCGCGAGCTTGCGACCCGCGTCGCGACGCGGGGGACCGTCCTGCTCGAGAACGACGGCGTCTTGCCGCTTTCCGACGAGGCGGACGTCGCCGTTATCGGCCCGAACGTCGACGAGTCCGTCCTCGGCGGCGGCGGGTCCTCGGAGACGACACCCGTCGTCGAGGCGAGTCCGCGTACGGGGATCGCCGAGCGCGCCGACGGCAACGTGACGGTCGCGTACGGGATTCCGCGCGTCGAGGGCGTCTCGATGCTCGAGGCGTTCGTCGGCGACGACGGCGCGGAGCGCGAGGACGCTACTCGCGAACCGGACCTCGAGGACGCCGCGGCGACCGCGCGGGAGGCCGACGCCGCGGTCGTCTGCGTTCGCGACACCGCGACCGAGGCGCTCGACCGCGAGGACCTGCGCCTCCCCGGCCGCCAGGCGGAACTGATCGAGACCGTCGCCGCGGAAAACGACCGCACGGTCGTCGTCGTCAACTCGAGCGGCCCGATCGAATGTCCCTGGCGCGAGGATGTCGCGGCCGTCCTCGAGAACTGGTACCCCGGTCAGGCCCACGGCGAGGCCGTCGCCGCGGTGTTGTACGGCGACGCCGACCCGGGCGGGCGACTGCCCGTGACCTTCGCGCCCGAGGACGCCTACCCGACGGCCGACGAGCGCCGCTACCCGGGCGTCGACGGAACGGCTCGCTACGAGGAGGGCGTCTTCGTCGGCTACCGTCACTTCGACGCCGCCGACCGCGAGCCGACCTACCCCTTCGGCCACGGCCGTAGCTACGCCGACTACGAGTACGTCGACGCCGACCCGGACCTCGAGGACGGAACCGTTCGGGTCACCGTCGAGAACACGACCGACCGGGACGGACGGGAGGTCGTCCAGGTCTACGTCCGCCCACCGTCCGTCGAGGGCGTCGACCGCCCCGTTCGCGAACTCGCGGGCTTCGAGAGCGTCGCGGTCCCAGCCGGCCAGCGCGTCTCCGTCGCGGTCGAGCTCGAGGACCTCGCGTTCGCTCGCTACAGCGAGGACGGAGACGGCTGGACGGTCGATCCGGGCGAGTACGTCCTCGAGATCGGGCGGTCCTCGCGGGACGTTCGAGCGACCCTCCGGACGGAACTCGACCCGGCGTTCCGGCACCGAGTTCGGGAGTCGCTCGCGACCCGCGAGTCGTCGAGCGATCGGCGCTAA